The following proteins are co-located in the Trichomycterus rosablanca isolate fTriRos1 chromosome 14, fTriRos1.hap1, whole genome shotgun sequence genome:
- the LOC134327027 gene encoding maternal embryonic leucine zipper kinase-like, protein MTFQELIGSQGLPSTTLASKFPLVPIYGSSHVLLWFQKPVTTFQDVIGSRGPLSTTLAPDCPLAPDLNPIEHLWDLLNGRVGFLDPPLDVEVPCAVPETDDTTEGTSRVVEDVSELHKCYEVYKTIGSGGYATVKLGRHIQTQEPVAIKILEKKELGDELSDLRIEIEALKNLNHQHVCRLYQVMETADQIYLVLEFCPGGDLFDHIDNNDMLSEEETRRIFRQIVSALAYVHSQGYAHRDLKPENMMLDEKNNIKLIDFGLCAKPEGGLGTALIEGCGTPPYLAPEVIDEQPYHGAEADVWSLGVVLYVMLCGYLPFDGDNFVELHEQITKGHFDTPDWLSPGSVLLIKEMLQVVPEQRIKVEHLLDHEWVMKGYSSPVEWHSTCPLDHLDEESITEMAVMFRQSNQSTKQLVSEWKFDQTTATYLLLLRRKQRSSPVCS, encoded by the exons ATGACTTTCCAGGAGCTTATTGGGTCACAGGGACTACCGAGTACCACCCTGGCATCTAAATTTCCTTTGGTCCCAATCTACGGATCCTCCCATGTCCTCCTTTGGTTCCAGAAACCTGTAACGACCTTTCAGGACGTTATTGGGTCACGAGGACCTCTGAGTACCACCCTGGCCCCTGACTGCCCTTTagccccagacttgaacccaattgagcatctgtgggacctccTCAATGGTCGTGTTGGCTTTTTGGATCCTCCCCTGGAT GTAGAAGTTCCATGCGCTGTACCCGAGACAGACGACACCACAGAGGGAACGTCACGTGTGGTTGAGGACGTCTCTGAGCTGCACAAGTGCTATGAGGTTTACAAAACCATTGGATCAG GTGGTTATGCGACGGTCAAGCTCGGCAGGCACATTCAGACTCAAGAGCCAGTGGCCATCAAGATCCTGGAGAAGAAAGAGCTCGGG GATGAGTTGTCTGATTTGAGGATCGAGATTGAAGCCCTGAAGAACCTCAATCATCAGCACGTGTGCCGCTTGTACCAAGTCATGGAGACTGCTGACCAGATCTACCTGGTTCTTGAG TTTTGTCCGGGTGGAGATCTGTTCGACCACATCGATAATAACGACATGTTGTCGGAGGAGGAGACGCGCAGGATCTTCCGTCAGATCGTCTCGGCACTGGCCTACGTCCACAGCCAGGGATACGCCCACCGTGACCTTAAGCCA GAAAAcatgatgctggatgagaagaaCAACATCAAGCTCATCGACTTTGGTCTCTGTGCCAAACCAGAG GGTGGATTGGgtactgctctgattgagggctGTGGAACCCCTCCCTACTTGGCACCAGAAGTCATTGATGAGCAACCCTATCATGGTGCAGAG gcagATGTTTGGAGCTTGGGTGTTGTCCTATATGTCATGCTGTGTGGCTACCTCCCGTTCGACGGTGACAACTTTGTGGAGCTCCATGAACAAATCACT AAAGGACATTTTGACACTCCTGACTGGCTGTCTCCTGGTTCTGTACTGCTGATTAAGGAAAtgctgcag GTGGTTCCAGAGCAGCGCATAAAGGTGGAGCATCTGCTGGATCATGAGTGGGTAATGAAGGGCTACAGCAGCCCTGTGGAATGGCACAGCACATGCCCG cTGGATCATCTAGATGAGGAGAGCATCACCGAGATGGCTGTGATGTTCAGACAGTCCAACCAAAGCACCAAGCAGCTGGTGTCTGAG tggaaGTTTGATCAGACCACAGCTACGTATCTTTTGCTCTTGAGAAGGAAGCAGCGCAGTAGTCCAGTGTGTAGCTGA